One Peromyscus leucopus breed LL Stock chromosome 14, UCI_PerLeu_2.1, whole genome shotgun sequence genomic window carries:
- the Six4 gene encoding homeobox protein SIX4 isoform X2: protein MIASAADIKQENGMESASEGQEAHREVAGGAAAGLSPPAPAPFPLEPGDGAAASRVSREEGAAAAGAADQVQLHSELLGRHQHTAAAQPPLAFSPDHVACVCEALQQGGNLDRLARFLWSLPQSDLLRGNESLLKARALVAFHQGIYPELYSILESHSFESANHPLLQQLWYKARYTEAERARGRPLGAVDKYRLRRKFPLPRTIWDGEETVYCFKEKSRNALKELYKQNRYPSPAEKRHLAKITGLSLTQVSNWFKNRRQRDRNPSETQSKSESDGNPSTEDESSKGHEDLSPHPLSGASDAVTNLSLSSHMEPVYMQQIGNAKISLSSSGVLLNGNLVPASTSPVFLNGNSFIQGHNGVILNGLNVGNTQTGSPNPPKMSSNIVSNGLAMSDLLGSASQDVKEFKVLQSSAVNSAATTSYSPSAPVPFPGLIPCTEVKREGGQTAASQEGGSVVTFTTPVQINQYGIVQIPNSGANGQFLNGGIGFSPLQLPPVSVAASQGNISGNSSTSDGGTFTSESTPVQHGKLFLSPLAPSAVVYTVPNSGQTGGAVKQEGLERGLVFSQLMPVSHNAQVNASLSPEDVSGSGLHPLASSLVNVSPAHSFSLSPPTLLNPTELNSDLAESNVTSKSTVTSVGNTNYAALQNCPLITGQDLLSVPMTQATLGEIVPTAEEQVGHASPAVHQDFVREHRLALQSVANIKENFLQNSETKATNNLMMLDSKSKYVLDGMVETVCEELATDKKELAKLQTVQLDEDMQDL from the exons ATG ATTGCAAGTGCGGCGGACATCAAGCAGGAGAATGGGATGGAAAGCGCCTCAGAAGGACAGGAGGCGCACCGAGAAGTGGCGGGGGGCGCGGCGGCTGGGCTGAGCCCCCCGGCTCCAGCCCCTTTCCCTCTGGAGCCGGGGGACGGCGCGGCTGCCTCCAGGGTAAGCCGGGAGGAAGGGGCAGCGGCGGCGGGAGCGGCCGATCAGGTACAACTCCACTCGGAACTTCTGGGCAGGCACCAGCACACAGCCGCCGCGCAGCCCCCTCTGGCCTTCTCGCCGGACCATGTCGCCTGCGTGTGCGAGGCGTTGCAGCAGGGGGGCAACCTGGACCGCCTGGCCCGGTTCCTGTGGTCCCTGCCCCAGAGCGACCTGCTACGTGGCAACGAGAGCCTGCTGAAGGCGCGAGCGCTCGTGGCCTTCCACCAGGGCATCTACCCTGAGTTGTACAGCATCCTCGAGAGCCACAGCTTCGAGTCGGCCAACCATCCGCTGCTGCAGCAGCTCTGGTACAAGGCGCGCTACACCGAGGCCGAGCGAGCGCGCGGCCGGCCGCTGGGCGCCGTGGACAAGTACCGGCTGCGCAGGAAATTCCCCTTGCCCCGCACCATCTGGGACGGCGAGGAGACGGTGTATTGTTTCAAGGAGAAGTCGCGCAACGCGCTCAAGGAGCTCTACAAGCAGAATCGCTACCCCTCGCCCGCCGAGAAGCGGCACCTAGCCAAGATCACCGGCCTCTCCCTCACCCAGGTCAGCAACTGGTTCAAGAACCGGCGGCAGCGCGACCGGAACCCCTCCGAGACCCAGTCCAAAAG CGAATCCGATggcaaccccagcactgaagatGAGTCCAGCAAGGGACATGAGGATCTGTCTCCTCACCCACTTTCGGGTGCATCTGATGCCGTCACCAACCTCAGCCTTTCTAGCCACATGGAACCAGTATATATGCAGCAAATTGGGAATGCTAAGATATCGTTGAGCTCTTCTGGAGTTTTGTTGAATGGAAACTTGGTACCTGCAAGTACTTCACCTGTCTTCCTTAATGGTAATTCTTTTATTCAGGGACACAATGGAGTTATCCTTAATGGACTGAATGTGGGAAATACACAGACGGGGTCGCCGAACCCACCAAAAATGTCCTCGAACATTGTGAGCAATGGCCTAGCCATGTCGGACCTCTTGGGGTCTGCCTCCCAGGATGTGAAAGAATTCAAAGTCCTCCAGAGTTCTGCTGTGAACTCGGCGGCCACCACCTCCTACAGCCCCAGTGCCCCTGTGCCGTTCCCAGGGCTGATACCCTGCACTGAAGTGAAGAGGGAAGGCGGCCAGACAGCGGCCTCCCAGGAGGGGGGCTCGGTGGTGACTTTTACTACACCAGTGCAAATTAACCAGTATGGCATTGTCCAGATCCCCAATTCCGGAGCCAACGGCCAGTTCCTTAATGGAGGCATTGGATTCTCTCCACTGCAGCTGCCCCCTGTCTCAGTAGCAGCTTCACAAG GTAATATTTCAGGAAACTCAAGCACTTCAGATGGAGGCACGTTTACAAGTGAGTCCACCCCAGTCCAGCATGGCAAACTTTTCCTGAGCCCTCTTGCCCCCAGTGCAGTGGTCTACACGGTTCCTAACTCAGGCCAGACTGGAGGAGCTGTGAAACAGGAAGGCTTAGAAAGAGGCCTGGTGTTCTCTCAGCTGATGCCTGTCAGTCACAATGCACAAGTAAACGCAAGCCTATCTCCTGAGGACGTCTCCGGGAGTGGCCTCCATCCCCTGGCCTCTTCGCTAGTTAACGTGTCCCCAGCTCACAGTTTTTCCCTGTCTCCCCCTACACTACTCAATCCCACTGAGCTGAACTCTGACCTTGCTGAGAGTAATGTGACAAGTAAGTCTACTGTGACATCTGTCGGCAACACCAACTATGCAGCCCTTCAGAACTGTCCCCTTATTACCGGTCAAGACCTACTGTCAGTCCCTATGACTCAGGCCACCCTGGGGGAAATTGTCCCTACAGCTGAGGAGCAGGTGGGTCATGCCTCGCCAGCGGTCCACCAGGATTTTGTCAGGGAGCATCGCTTGGCTCTGCAGTCAGTGGCCAACATAAAAGAGAATTTCCTACAAAATTCTGAGACCAAAGCAACAAACAACTTAATGATGTTGGACTCCAAATCCAAGTATGTCCTGGATGGGATGGTTGAAACTGTCTGCGAAGAGCTGGCAACAGATAAAAAAGAGCTGGCCAAGCTCCAGACTGTCCAGTTGGATGAAGATATGCAAGACTTATAA
- the Six4 gene encoding homeobox protein SIX4 isoform X1: MSSSSPTGQIASAADIKQENGMESASEGQEAHREVAGGAAAGLSPPAPAPFPLEPGDGAAASRVSREEGAAAAGAADQVQLHSELLGRHQHTAAAQPPLAFSPDHVACVCEALQQGGNLDRLARFLWSLPQSDLLRGNESLLKARALVAFHQGIYPELYSILESHSFESANHPLLQQLWYKARYTEAERARGRPLGAVDKYRLRRKFPLPRTIWDGEETVYCFKEKSRNALKELYKQNRYPSPAEKRHLAKITGLSLTQVSNWFKNRRQRDRNPSETQSKSESDGNPSTEDESSKGHEDLSPHPLSGASDAVTNLSLSSHMEPVYMQQIGNAKISLSSSGVLLNGNLVPASTSPVFLNGNSFIQGHNGVILNGLNVGNTQTGSPNPPKMSSNIVSNGLAMSDLLGSASQDVKEFKVLQSSAVNSAATTSYSPSAPVPFPGLIPCTEVKREGGQTAASQEGGSVVTFTTPVQINQYGIVQIPNSGANGQFLNGGIGFSPLQLPPVSVAASQGNISGNSSTSDGGTFTSESTPVQHGKLFLSPLAPSAVVYTVPNSGQTGGAVKQEGLERGLVFSQLMPVSHNAQVNASLSPEDVSGSGLHPLASSLVNVSPAHSFSLSPPTLLNPTELNSDLAESNVTSKSTVTSVGNTNYAALQNCPLITGQDLLSVPMTQATLGEIVPTAEEQVGHASPAVHQDFVREHRLALQSVANIKENFLQNSETKATNNLMMLDSKSKYVLDGMVETVCEELATDKKELAKLQTVQLDEDMQDL, from the exons atgtcctcttcctcccccaccgGGCAGATTGCAAGTGCGGCGGACATCAAGCAGGAGAATGGGATGGAAAGCGCCTCAGAAGGACAGGAGGCGCACCGAGAAGTGGCGGGGGGCGCGGCGGCTGGGCTGAGCCCCCCGGCTCCAGCCCCTTTCCCTCTGGAGCCGGGGGACGGCGCGGCTGCCTCCAGGGTAAGCCGGGAGGAAGGGGCAGCGGCGGCGGGAGCGGCCGATCAGGTACAACTCCACTCGGAACTTCTGGGCAGGCACCAGCACACAGCCGCCGCGCAGCCCCCTCTGGCCTTCTCGCCGGACCATGTCGCCTGCGTGTGCGAGGCGTTGCAGCAGGGGGGCAACCTGGACCGCCTGGCCCGGTTCCTGTGGTCCCTGCCCCAGAGCGACCTGCTACGTGGCAACGAGAGCCTGCTGAAGGCGCGAGCGCTCGTGGCCTTCCACCAGGGCATCTACCCTGAGTTGTACAGCATCCTCGAGAGCCACAGCTTCGAGTCGGCCAACCATCCGCTGCTGCAGCAGCTCTGGTACAAGGCGCGCTACACCGAGGCCGAGCGAGCGCGCGGCCGGCCGCTGGGCGCCGTGGACAAGTACCGGCTGCGCAGGAAATTCCCCTTGCCCCGCACCATCTGGGACGGCGAGGAGACGGTGTATTGTTTCAAGGAGAAGTCGCGCAACGCGCTCAAGGAGCTCTACAAGCAGAATCGCTACCCCTCGCCCGCCGAGAAGCGGCACCTAGCCAAGATCACCGGCCTCTCCCTCACCCAGGTCAGCAACTGGTTCAAGAACCGGCGGCAGCGCGACCGGAACCCCTCCGAGACCCAGTCCAAAAG CGAATCCGATggcaaccccagcactgaagatGAGTCCAGCAAGGGACATGAGGATCTGTCTCCTCACCCACTTTCGGGTGCATCTGATGCCGTCACCAACCTCAGCCTTTCTAGCCACATGGAACCAGTATATATGCAGCAAATTGGGAATGCTAAGATATCGTTGAGCTCTTCTGGAGTTTTGTTGAATGGAAACTTGGTACCTGCAAGTACTTCACCTGTCTTCCTTAATGGTAATTCTTTTATTCAGGGACACAATGGAGTTATCCTTAATGGACTGAATGTGGGAAATACACAGACGGGGTCGCCGAACCCACCAAAAATGTCCTCGAACATTGTGAGCAATGGCCTAGCCATGTCGGACCTCTTGGGGTCTGCCTCCCAGGATGTGAAAGAATTCAAAGTCCTCCAGAGTTCTGCTGTGAACTCGGCGGCCACCACCTCCTACAGCCCCAGTGCCCCTGTGCCGTTCCCAGGGCTGATACCCTGCACTGAAGTGAAGAGGGAAGGCGGCCAGACAGCGGCCTCCCAGGAGGGGGGCTCGGTGGTGACTTTTACTACACCAGTGCAAATTAACCAGTATGGCATTGTCCAGATCCCCAATTCCGGAGCCAACGGCCAGTTCCTTAATGGAGGCATTGGATTCTCTCCACTGCAGCTGCCCCCTGTCTCAGTAGCAGCTTCACAAG GTAATATTTCAGGAAACTCAAGCACTTCAGATGGAGGCACGTTTACAAGTGAGTCCACCCCAGTCCAGCATGGCAAACTTTTCCTGAGCCCTCTTGCCCCCAGTGCAGTGGTCTACACGGTTCCTAACTCAGGCCAGACTGGAGGAGCTGTGAAACAGGAAGGCTTAGAAAGAGGCCTGGTGTTCTCTCAGCTGATGCCTGTCAGTCACAATGCACAAGTAAACGCAAGCCTATCTCCTGAGGACGTCTCCGGGAGTGGCCTCCATCCCCTGGCCTCTTCGCTAGTTAACGTGTCCCCAGCTCACAGTTTTTCCCTGTCTCCCCCTACACTACTCAATCCCACTGAGCTGAACTCTGACCTTGCTGAGAGTAATGTGACAAGTAAGTCTACTGTGACATCTGTCGGCAACACCAACTATGCAGCCCTTCAGAACTGTCCCCTTATTACCGGTCAAGACCTACTGTCAGTCCCTATGACTCAGGCCACCCTGGGGGAAATTGTCCCTACAGCTGAGGAGCAGGTGGGTCATGCCTCGCCAGCGGTCCACCAGGATTTTGTCAGGGAGCATCGCTTGGCTCTGCAGTCAGTGGCCAACATAAAAGAGAATTTCCTACAAAATTCTGAGACCAAAGCAACAAACAACTTAATGATGTTGGACTCCAAATCCAAGTATGTCCTGGATGGGATGGTTGAAACTGTCTGCGAAGAGCTGGCAACAGATAAAAAAGAGCTGGCCAAGCTCCAGACTGTCCAGTTGGATGAAGATATGCAAGACTTATAA